One genomic segment of Gadus chalcogrammus isolate NIFS_2021 chromosome 3, NIFS_Gcha_1.0, whole genome shotgun sequence includes these proteins:
- the LOC130378730 gene encoding artemin — protein MRSLLPLLFLLLCVQRGYGHALPSLLDHVVGGADSASPDQQEPAPRPRRSSSDAAPASASACGLRSVQLQVRDLGLGYDADETVLFKYCGGACERVRSNHDLTRAHLLLGGVLPRPGPSGVGGPCCRPTHHEDLAFLDNAHRWHKVEQLLAAGCSCVG, from the exons ATGCGCTCCCTGCTCCCGctgctcttcctgctcctctgcGTCCAGCGGGGCTACGGACATGCGCTGCCGTCTCTGCTCG ATCACGTTGTCGGCGGCGCCGACAGCGCCTCTCCGGACCAGCAAGAGCCCGCACCACGCCCCCGCCGCTCCAGCTCCGACGCGGcccccgcctccgcctccgcctgcGGCCTGCGCTCCGTCCAGCTCCAGGTGCGGGACCTGGGGCTGGGCTACGACGCCGACGAGACGGTGCTCTTCAAGTACTGCGGTGGCGCCTGCGAGCGCGTCCGCTCCAACCACGACCTGACGAGGGCCCACCTTCTGCTGGGCGGGGTGCTGCCGCGACCCGGGCCCAGCGGGGTGGGGGGTCCCTGCTGCCGGCCCACGCACCACGAGGACCTGGCCTTCCTGGACAACGCCCACCGCTGGCACAAGGTGGAGCAGCTGCTGGCCGCCGGCTGCAGTTGTGTGGGCTGA